Proteins found in one Allorhizobium pseudoryzae genomic segment:
- a CDS encoding YcjF family protein — MTENDKTPRPHTETRRPGAFAIDDGRETPAVRRRAPQAFDDGFELTADADDPFLTPPDLTDAELAVARPRRRGFSWGKLALGALTAFLSMAFWLWADRVIRDLFSRADWLGYLAIGAVSLAVIALAVVVGREILGLMRLGAVQSLKAEALDITAATAPKTARLLVGRLEGLIAHRAETARGRALLGETKDDVIDAPQLLDLAERELLAPLDRQARALILGASKRTSVVTAVSPRAIVDLAYVLFEVTRLVRAMAELYGGRPGTLGLLRLLRDVIAHLAVTGSIAVGDSLAQQVLGHGLAAKLSTRLGEGVINGLLTARIGIAAMDLCRPLPFKAVKRPGVGDFLSDIAPGVKRTP, encoded by the coding sequence ATGACTGAGAACGACAAGACGCCCCGTCCGCACACCGAAACCCGCCGCCCCGGCGCCTTTGCGATCGATGACGGCCGCGAGACGCCCGCCGTCCGACGCCGGGCGCCGCAGGCGTTCGATGACGGCTTCGAACTGACCGCGGATGCCGATGATCCGTTTCTGACGCCGCCGGACCTGACCGATGCCGAGCTTGCCGTGGCAAGGCCCCGGCGCCGCGGCTTCTCCTGGGGTAAGCTTGCGCTCGGCGCCCTCACCGCCTTTCTGTCCATGGCCTTCTGGCTCTGGGCCGACCGCGTCATCCGCGATCTCTTTTCGCGTGCCGACTGGCTGGGATATCTTGCCATCGGCGCGGTCTCTCTCGCGGTCATTGCGCTTGCGGTTGTGGTCGGCCGCGAAATTCTCGGCCTGATGCGGCTCGGCGCGGTCCAGTCCCTGAAGGCCGAGGCACTCGACATCACCGCCGCGACCGCGCCAAAGACGGCACGCCTGCTCGTTGGACGCCTGGAAGGCCTCATTGCCCACCGAGCTGAAACCGCTAGGGGCCGCGCCCTGCTCGGCGAAACCAAGGACGACGTCATCGATGCGCCGCAACTTCTGGATCTGGCCGAACGCGAGTTGCTAGCGCCGCTCGACCGGCAGGCGCGGGCGCTCATCCTCGGCGCCTCCAAACGCACTTCCGTCGTCACAGCCGTCAGTCCACGGGCCATCGTCGATCTCGCCTATGTTCTCTTCGAGGTCACGCGGCTGGTGCGGGCCATGGCGGAGCTTTATGGCGGCAGGCCCGGAACCCTTGGGCTCCTGCGCCTCCTGCGCGACGTGATTGCCCATCTTGCCGTCACCGGTTCGATTGCCGTCGGCGACAGCCTTGCCCAGCAGGTGCTCGGCCACGGCCTTGCGGCAAAACTCTCCACCCGGCTCGGCGAAGGCGTCATCAACGGGCTTCTGACGGCACGAATCGGCATTGCGGCGATGGACCTCTGCCGGCCGCTTCCGTTCAAGGCGGTCAAGCGGCCGGGCGTCGGTGACTTTCTGTCCGATATCGCACCGGGGGTGAAGCGAACGCCCTGA
- a CDS encoding YcjX family GTP-binding protein → MPPSLTSFKDDALIALDNLTDRATGLVHPTIRLGVTGLSRAGKTVFISSLVHNLLHGGRLPLFEALRSGRVSSVRLEPQPDDAIPRFQYEDHIQALVRERVWPDSTRAISELRLTIEYQSASGWGRLFSAGRLSIDIVDYPGEWLLDLPLLGQDYRSFSQATVELASRGVRRELAEQWLALAKSVDPTAPADEMTAKRLAEAFAAYLTACKSDERSLSTLPPGRFLMPGDLDGSPALTFAPLPNLGDARFEKGTLGAMMERRFEAYKSVVVKPFFREHFARLDRQIVLIDALQALNRGPEALADLERALSDVLACFRPGSNSILSSLLGRRIDKVLVAATKADHLHHESHDRLEALTRRLVDRAIHRIGMSGAGIDVMAIASVRATREGTVRHGGETLPVITGTPIAGERINGETFDGKRKTAVFPGDLPEKPDSLLKRSDSHSEEPPLPHLNIVRFRPPELEETGGATLSVPHIRLDRALEFLFGDRLA, encoded by the coding sequence TTGCCGCCATCACTCACCTCCTTCAAAGACGACGCCCTGATCGCTCTCGACAATCTGACGGATCGTGCCACAGGCCTCGTTCATCCGACGATCCGGCTGGGCGTCACCGGCCTGTCGCGTGCCGGCAAGACCGTGTTCATTTCCTCGCTCGTCCACAACCTGCTGCATGGCGGCCGGCTGCCGCTCTTCGAGGCGCTGCGCTCCGGGCGCGTCTCCTCCGTCCGGCTCGAACCGCAGCCGGATGATGCCATTCCGCGCTTCCAGTATGAGGATCACATCCAGGCGCTGGTGCGCGAGCGCGTCTGGCCGGATTCCACCCGGGCCATCTCGGAACTTCGGCTGACGATCGAATACCAGAGCGCCAGCGGATGGGGCCGGCTCTTCTCCGCCGGACGCCTGTCCATCGATATCGTCGATTATCCGGGCGAATGGCTTCTTGACCTGCCGCTGCTCGGTCAGGACTACCGCAGCTTCAGCCAGGCGACCGTCGAGCTTGCATCGCGCGGCGTGCGGCGGGAGCTCGCCGAACAGTGGCTGGCGCTGGCGAAAAGCGTCGATCCAACCGCGCCCGCCGATGAAATGACCGCCAAGCGGCTGGCAGAGGCCTTTGCCGCCTATCTCACGGCCTGCAAGTCGGACGAACGGTCCCTTTCCACCCTGCCGCCGGGCCGTTTCCTCATGCCGGGGGACCTCGACGGCTCGCCCGCCCTCACCTTCGCGCCACTGCCCAACCTCGGCGACGCACGCTTCGAAAAAGGCACGCTCGGCGCCATGATGGAACGCCGCTTCGAGGCCTACAAATCGGTGGTGGTCAAACCCTTCTTCCGCGAACATTTTGCGAGGCTGGACCGGCAGATCGTCCTCATCGATGCGCTGCAGGCGCTGAACCGGGGGCCGGAAGCGCTGGCCGATCTCGAGCGGGCGCTGTCGGATGTGCTGGCCTGTTTCCGTCCGGGCTCGAATTCCATCCTCTCCTCGCTGCTGGGAAGGCGGATCGACAAGGTGCTGGTCGCCGCCACCAAGGCGGACCACCTGCATCACGAAAGCCATGACCGGCTGGAGGCGCTCACCCGCCGGCTGGTCGATCGCGCCATCCACCGAATCGGCATGTCCGGTGCCGGCATCGACGTGATGGCGATCGCGTCTGTGCGCGCCACCCGCGAGGGCACCGTGCGCCATGGCGGCGAAACGCTGCCCGTCATCACCGGAACGCCGATCGCGGGCGAACGCATCAACGGCGAAACCTTTGATGGAAAGCGGAAAACAGCCGTATTTCCCGGTGACTTGCCGGAAAAACCGGATTCATTGTTGAAGCGATCGGATTCACACTCTGAAGAACCGCCGCTACCGCATTTGAATATCGTGCGTTTCCGACCTCCGGAGCTGGAGGAAACCGGCGGCGCCACACTGTCGGTCCCGCATATCCGGCTCGACCGGGCGCTCGAATTCCTGTTCGGAGACCGGCTGGCATGA
- a CDS encoding SixA phosphatase family protein, with translation MLVLDPPPFRIFLLRHASAAWPQPGGRDFDRPLDDHGFAEAELVATRAADRHPAPDLILSSTALRCRQTADAVHRAFGEDLEISAIDSLYNAPLDIYLEVLVGQKQVQSVMIIGHNPTLEELLEALLGPDRMAALIPGGYPTAGLAVLEHGGPHQAMAGSWTVKDFITA, from the coding sequence ATGCTCGTTCTTGATCCACCTCCGTTCCGCATTTTTCTCCTCCGCCATGCGAGCGCGGCCTGGCCGCAGCCTGGCGGACGCGATTTCGACCGCCCGCTGGACGACCACGGTTTTGCCGAAGCCGAGCTTGTGGCAACCAGGGCCGCCGACCGGCATCCCGCCCCGGACCTCATCCTGTCTTCCACCGCCTTGCGGTGCCGGCAGACGGCGGATGCCGTGCACCGCGCCTTTGGCGAGGATCTGGAAATCTCGGCGATCGACAGCCTCTACAACGCGCCACTCGATATCTATCTCGAAGTGCTGGTGGGCCAGAAGCAGGTCCAGTCGGTGATGATCATCGGCCACAATCCGACACTGGAAGAGCTGCTGGAAGCCCTGCTTGGCCCGGACCGGATGGCAGCCCTTATTCCCGGCGGATACCCGACGGCAGGCCTCGCCGTCCTCGAACATGGCGGCCCGCACCAGGCGATGGCCGGCAGCTGGACGGTGAAGGATTTTATTACGGCCTGA
- the dksA gene encoding RNA polymerase-binding protein DksA, whose amino-acid sequence MSEKIDLSSYVLSEDDEFMNANQKAYFRAKLIAWKNDILREARETLDHLAEESANHPDLADRASSETDRAIELRARDRQRKLISKIDAALQRIEDGTYGYCEETGEPIGLKRLDARPIATLSIEAQERHERREKVYRDE is encoded by the coding sequence TTGAGTGAGAAGATCGACCTTAGCAGCTACGTCCTCTCGGAAGATGATGAGTTCATGAATGCCAATCAGAAGGCATACTTCCGAGCCAAGCTCATAGCCTGGAAAAATGATATCCTGAGAGAAGCGCGCGAAACGCTCGACCACCTCGCTGAAGAAAGCGCAAACCATCCCGATCTCGCCGACCGGGCCTCCTCCGAAACCGACAGGGCCATCGAACTTCGTGCCCGCGACCGTCAGAGAAAGCTGATCTCCAAGATCGACGCGGCTCTGCAGCGCATCGAAGACGGCACCTACGGGTATTGCGAGGAAACCGGCGAACCGATTGGTTTGAAGCGCCTCGATGCACGGCCGATCGCAACGCTTTCGATCGAGGCGCAGGAGCGCCACGAACGTCGGGAAAAGGTCTACCGGGACGAATAG
- a CDS encoding flagellar biosynthetic protein FliO, whose protein sequence is MFEDLMSDYGSRLFIAIAGVGLGLLCLVVVLMLMRRRQGPAPFLRGGKNRQPRLQVLDAAAVDARRRIVLIRRDDVEHLVMIGGPTDVVIESGIGAAEARPVSLTAPEAEPPALAEPAAEPRLQAPPRPPQLSAPSAAPLTAVEPAPIPTMSLRERVAATPASAAPRREPRPSVAPKAEPAAAAHTTQAPQAPQAPQAAAQPDTQVPNPRVFEPVTPPPRAEEPRAPEPRVTEPAVSPRPARDTMAEIEAPAPSRPTVETNVPDIGAASDALDAARRRVFQPALDRTPPASQSAAPAPSMATAAAAPDTPPPATPAAMQPENPAPRGLGSDFDRILEEEMANNLADVHPAPAAAQPASAFPRRDPASPRLTGATPEPSLQQEVARIFGEMSVTRDDRP, encoded by the coding sequence ATGTTCGAGGATCTGATGAGCGATTACGGCAGCCGGCTGTTCATCGCGATCGCCGGTGTCGGGCTGGGTCTGCTGTGCCTCGTCGTCGTGCTGATGCTGATGCGCCGCAGACAGGGGCCAGCCCCCTTCCTGCGAGGCGGCAAGAACCGACAGCCGCGCCTGCAGGTTCTCGATGCCGCCGCCGTGGATGCCCGCCGCCGCATCGTGCTGATCCGCCGTGATGATGTGGAACACCTGGTGATGATCGGCGGCCCGACGGATGTCGTGATCGAAAGCGGCATCGGTGCGGCCGAGGCACGGCCGGTCTCGTTGACCGCGCCGGAGGCGGAACCGCCTGCCCTGGCCGAGCCTGCAGCCGAACCACGCCTCCAGGCTCCACCCCGTCCGCCGCAACTGTCGGCGCCGTCCGCTGCCCCGCTCACGGCCGTCGAACCCGCCCCGATCCCGACCATGTCGCTGCGCGAACGCGTGGCCGCGACGCCGGCCTCTGCAGCCCCTCGCCGCGAGCCGCGACCGTCCGTCGCGCCAAAGGCCGAACCGGCCGCCGCTGCCCATACGACCCAAGCACCCCAAGCACCCCAGGCGCCTCAGGCCGCCGCTCAGCCGGACACGCAGGTCCCGAACCCCCGTGTGTTCGAACCGGTGACGCCGCCACCGCGTGCCGAGGAACCGCGAGCACCGGAACCGCGCGTTACCGAACCGGCCGTATCACCCCGACCCGCACGGGACACGATGGCCGAGATCGAGGCTCCAGCACCATCCCGTCCAACCGTTGAAACGAACGTGCCCGATATCGGTGCCGCCAGCGACGCGCTGGATGCGGCGCGCCGCCGGGTCTTCCAGCCGGCGCTCGACCGCACGCCTCCCGCCTCCCAGTCTGCCGCACCTGCCCCGAGCATGGCCACCGCAGCCGCGGCGCCGGATACGCCGCCCCCCGCCACGCCCGCCGCAATGCAGCCGGAAAACCCGGCGCCGCGCGGCCTCGGCAGCGATTTCGATCGCATTCTGGAAGAAGAGATGGCCAACAATCTGGCCGATGTGCACCCCGCACCGGCAGCGGCTCAACCGGCAAGCGCCTTTCCGCGGCGTGATCCGGCCAGTCCGCGGCTGACCGGTGCTACGCCGGAACCCTCCCTGCAGCAGGAAGTGGCGCGCATCTTCGGCGAAATGTCGGTGACCCGCGATGACCGTCCCTGA
- the cckA gene encoding cell cycle histidine kinase CckA gives MTKSQPAGSYDAPLVDRGRRGGTVLRLLLLALVLIGVSIAFVIFKGVMDNELVLGILGVLAMVGIFFVISSIIGLVEVMPQSRSDEFAGSYLASHPDGILITDPRGRILYANAAYGRLTGATKAANAQSLEALLSKNREATEALYRLTTALREGRDGHEEFRLLKPLGRNSASGSGAHWYRLKARLLTSPQQKAPLDVWQIADITSEREEQERFFRELQNAIDYLDHAPAGFFSAGKKGEVFYLNATLAEWLGLDLTKFAAGSMTIADMVAGEGMALIQSVQAGPGQTRTETLDLDLRRANGQSLPVRLVHSVSSMRDGAPGESRTIVLARPKGEGADQSASAMRFTRFFNNTPMAIASIGRDGRILRINAPFLRLFAGVVSRDEVETGATLDAIVHDSAKADLERALAAAKDRQGDIAPIDCRHPGDETRHVRFYVNAVIDESDEAPEEVAIVYAVETTEQKALETQMAQTQKMNAVGTLAGGIAHDFNNVLTAILLSSDHLLLQARPSDASFADLMEIKRNANRAAVLVRQLLAFSRKQTMRPAVLNLTDVVGDLRMLVDRLISGTNVKLEVDYGRDLWPVRTDLSQFEQVLINLCVNARDAMPSGGQIRIRTRNVDAAEAAGFAQARLPAEDFVMVEVTDSGTGIPPEIMDKIFEPFFTTKEVGKGTGLGLSMVYGIVKQSGGYIYPESEVGKGTTFRVFLPRHIPEVKPVTEASAETGATGEQPPVAAVAAAPANQDVDLTGNSAVVLLVEDEEAVRRGGKRMLETRGYTVHEAGSGTEALDIMEELDGKVDIVVSDVVMPEMDGPSLLRELRKTYPDLKFIFVSGYAEDAFARNLPADAKFGFLPKPFSLKQLAVAVREMLDRKD, from the coding sequence ATGACGAAGTCGCAGCCGGCCGGCAGCTATGATGCACCCCTGGTGGACCGCGGCAGGCGGGGCGGAACAGTTTTGCGCCTGCTTCTGCTGGCGCTGGTGCTGATCGGCGTTTCCATCGCCTTCGTGATCTTCAAGGGCGTGATGGACAACGAACTCGTGCTCGGCATCCTCGGGGTGCTGGCCATGGTCGGCATCTTTTTTGTCATCTCCTCGATCATCGGCCTTGTCGAAGTCATGCCGCAGTCGCGCTCCGACGAGTTTGCCGGCAGCTATCTGGCGAGCCATCCGGACGGAATCCTGATCACCGATCCGCGCGGGCGCATTCTCTATGCCAATGCCGCCTATGGACGGCTGACGGGGGCAACCAAGGCCGCCAATGCGCAGTCGCTGGAGGCGCTTCTGTCGAAGAACCGGGAGGCGACGGAAGCGCTCTACCGGTTGACGACCGCGCTGCGCGAAGGCCGCGACGGGCACGAGGAATTCCGGCTGCTGAAACCGCTCGGGCGCAATTCGGCGAGCGGCTCCGGTGCGCACTGGTACCGGCTGAAGGCGAGGCTTCTGACCTCGCCGCAGCAGAAGGCGCCGCTCGATGTGTGGCAGATTGCCGACATCACCTCCGAGCGCGAGGAGCAGGAGCGGTTCTTCCGCGAATTGCAGAACGCCATCGATTACCTCGACCATGCGCCGGCCGGTTTCTTCTCCGCCGGCAAGAAGGGCGAGGTTTTCTATCTGAACGCGACGCTCGCCGAATGGCTGGGTCTCGATCTCACAAAATTCGCTGCCGGATCGATGACGATTGCCGACATGGTGGCCGGCGAAGGCATGGCGCTGATCCAGTCCGTTCAGGCCGGCCCCGGCCAGACGCGCACCGAAACGCTCGATCTCGATCTTCGCCGCGCCAACGGCCAGAGCCTGCCGGTGCGGCTCGTCCACAGCGTGTCCTCCATGCGCGACGGGGCGCCCGGCGAAAGCCGCACCATCGTTCTCGCGCGGCCGAAGGGCGAGGGGGCGGATCAATCGGCCTCGGCGATGCGGTTTACCCGCTTCTTCAACAACACGCCGATGGCGATTGCCTCGATCGGCCGCGACGGCCGGATCCTGCGCATCAACGCGCCCTTCCTGCGGCTGTTTGCGGGCGTCGTGTCCCGCGACGAGGTGGAGACCGGGGCAACGCTCGATGCCATCGTGCATGACAGTGCGAAGGCCGATCTCGAACGGGCGCTTGCTGCCGCCAAGGACCGGCAGGGCGATATCGCGCCGATCGATTGCCGCCATCCCGGCGACGAAACCCGCCACGTGCGCTTCTACGTCAATGCCGTGATCGACGAAAGCGACGAGGCGCCGGAAGAGGTGGCGATCGTCTACGCCGTCGAGACGACCGAGCAGAAGGCGCTCGAAACGCAGATGGCGCAGACGCAGAAGATGAATGCGGTCGGCACGCTCGCCGGCGGCATCGCGCATGATTTCAACAACGTGCTGACCGCCATCCTGCTCTCCTCCGACCATCTGCTGCTGCAGGCGCGTCCCTCGGATGCCAGCTTCGCCGACCTGATGGAAATCAAGCGCAACGCCAACCGCGCCGCCGTGCTGGTGCGCCAGCTGCTCGCCTTCTCGCGCAAGCAGACGATGCGGCCGGCCGTGCTGAACCTCACCGACGTGGTGGGCGACCTGCGCATGCTGGTGGACCGTCTGATCTCCGGCACCAATGTGAAGCTGGAGGTGGATTACGGCCGCGATCTGTGGCCGGTGCGCACCGATCTGTCGCAGTTCGAGCAGGTACTGATCAACCTCTGCGTCAATGCGCGCGACGCGATGCCGAGTGGTGGCCAGATCCGCATCCGCACCCGCAATGTCGATGCGGCGGAAGCCGCCGGTTTTGCTCAGGCCCGCCTTCCGGCGGAAGATTTCGTGATGGTGGAAGTGACCGATAGCGGCACCGGCATTCCGCCCGAGATCATGGACAAGATTTTCGAACCCTTCTTCACCACCAAGGAGGTGGGCAAGGGCACCGGGCTTGGCCTGTCGATGGTCTATGGGATCGTCAAACAGTCCGGCGGCTACATCTATCCCGAATCGGAAGTGGGCAAGGGCACCACGTTCCGCGTCTTCCTGCCGCGGCATATCCCGGAGGTGAAGCCCGTGACGGAGGCTTCCGCCGAGACCGGTGCGACGGGCGAGCAGCCGCCGGTCGCGGCCGTCGCCGCTGCGCCGGCCAACCAGGATGTGGATCTGACCGGCAATTCCGCCGTCGTGCTGCTGGTGGAGGACGAGGAAGCCGTTCGCCGCGGCGGAAAACGCATGCTCGAAACGCGTGGCTATACCGTGCACGAGGCGGGCTCCGGCACGGAAGCGCTCGACATCATGGAAGAGCTGGACGGCAAGGTGGATATCGTCGTCTCCGACGTCGTGATGCCGGAGATGGACGGGCCGAGCCTGCTGCGCGAACTGCGGAAAACCTATCCGGACCTGAAGTTCATCTTCGTCTCCGGCTACGCGGAAGATGCCTTTGCCCGGAACCTGCCCGCCGATGCCAAGTTCGGCTTCCTGCCAAAGCCGTTTTCCCTGAAGCAGCTGGCAGTCGCCGTGCGCGAAATGCTGGACCGTAAGGACTGA